From Chaetodon trifascialis isolate fChaTrf1 chromosome 1, fChaTrf1.hap1, whole genome shotgun sequence, one genomic window encodes:
- the bnc1 gene encoding zinc finger protein basonuclin-1 isoform X2: MQEEVIQILNALDWTLQDYIRGYVLQDVAGKVLDRWAIMTFEEEIATLQQFLRFGETKSIVELMALQDKEGQAVLVPSTRTNSDIRTFIERNTPRTAANLSTSKVDKLSGNSMHHFENFINSMAFMLPFQLLGSVPAPFLGSPTGALQQQHQQHQQPCHGSVEQQSQRRDDQRQDSLGRDNPISISHPPDSSLLGSSSVLFTADLDRSGDKPMDCLSTTTKIEAEEFSTSDNYSDGPSTPCTPSMSSDVTQMSPESKLRSLDRNGSGSGGASGGSLKKGRVFCNACEKTFYDKGTLKIHYNAVHLKIKHKCTIEGCNMVFSSLRSRNRHSANPNPRLHMPMNRNNRDKDLRGNLSVDEGSQGEKRPEYGIPIPVCSAESHKSVPSYMVSHVDSSSKLHSNSFPSIGQSGILFPNLKTVQPVLPFYRSLVTPAELANTPGTLPSLPLLSSSVPVKPITAPEPYMTDPIPKKKSRKSSMPIKIEKEVVEQDEQMDKDSSSEDEAPLQGRDKVECDGSQAEGNMCIRQAGEKKEARGSYIGETEREDKDDGPRQAETGVITCAPPHFENRLMENHCDNNLLCPEPNGNEEREDRDHANTLHAADKISEVSWNEGEHRLTNGGDPQLTDHERGGSDGCADDYGDSLSPHLDPNGDLPHHCEICSKTFKNPHSVKMHYQNVHLKEMHMCTVDGCNAAFPSRRSRDRHSANLNLHQKLLTKDSFSPANSMYLPSSHCRDRDSVGLDYCQDQRDRDLPHRDPTSQTSVIFRGHNRMGLVFPMSKMSTAPYNAEASPGGEMEGLGRGGEGGGSGEDGAVLDLSTSSSAPPRGNGSAQSSWDSDGVGSEEGEGIEGDEVLPMEDSEESCDGIAMGRPGSEELALVGDRTLGCIGGGQGGLQGGGGGSPITCHVCQKVYSNKGTFRAHYKTVHLRLLHKCKVPGCNTSFSSVRSRNRHSQNPNLHRNLAVSSGAAMDQE, encoded by the exons ATG CAGGAGGAGGTTATTCAGATCCTCAACGCACTTGACTGGACACTGCAGGACTACATCCGAGGATATGTCCTTCAG GATGTAGCAGGGAAGGTGCTGGACCGATGGGCCATCATGACGTTCGAGGAGGAGATTGCCACGCTGCAGCAGTTCCTGCGTTTTGGCGAGACCAAGTCCATAGTGGAGCTGATGGCTCTGCAGGACAAGGAGGGTCAGGCAGTATTGGTTCCCAGCACACGCACCAACTCAGATATCCGCACTTTTATTGAGCGCAACACCCCACGCACTGCTGCCAACCTCTCCACATCTAAAGTTGATAAACTGAGTGGCAACAGCATGCACCACTTTGAGAACTTTATCAACAGCATGGCCTTCATGCTGCCATTCCAGTTGTTAGGCTCTGTTCCCGCACCATTTCTGGGTTCACCGACAGGGGCACTACAGCAACAACACCAGCAACACCAGCAGCCATGCCATGGatcagtggagcagcagagtcagagaCGAGATGATCAAAGGCAGGACAGTCTAGGGAGGGACAACCCTATCTCTATTTCACACCCTCCAGATAGCAGCCTGCTAGGTTCAAGCTCTGTCTTATTTACTGCTGATCTAGACCGAAGTGGAGACAAGCCAATGGACTGCCTCTCTACCACAACAAAGATTGAAGCCGAGGAATTCTCCACTAGTGACAACTACTCAGATGGACCCTCCACGCCATGCACGCCCTCCATGAGCTCTGATGTAACACAGATGTCACCTGAGAGCAAGTTGCGCTCTCTGGACAGGAATGGGAGTGGCAGTGGAGGGGCTTCAGGAGGTTCTCTGAAGAAGGGTCGTGTATTTTGCAATGCCTGTGAGAAGACATTCTATGACAAAGGTACACTGAAAATCCATTACAATGCAGTGCACCTGAAGATTAAGCACAAATGTACTATTGAGGGCTGCAACATGGTGTTCAGCTCGTTGCGGAGTCGCAATCGCCATAGTGCCAACCCAAACCCACGGTTACACATGCCAATGAATCGTAACAATAGAGACAAAGACCTGCGTGGCAACTTGTCTGTGGATGAGGGCTCTCAAGGAGAGAAGAGGCCCGAATATGGAATCCCCATCCCTGTCTGCTCTGCAGAAAGCCATAAGTCAGTGCCCAGCTACATGGTGAGCCATGTAGATTCTAGCTCTAAACTCCACAGCAATTCATTCCCTAGCATAGGCCAGAGTGGCATCCTCTTCCCcaatttaaaaacagtacagCCAGTTTTGCCTTTCTACCGCAGCCTGGTAACCCCTGCAGAGCTTGCAAACACCCCAGGAACACTACCCTCACTTCCTCTGTTGTCCTCCTCTGTACCCGTCAAACCCATCACAGCCCCTGAACCCTACATGACAGACCCTATTCCAAAGAAAAAGTCTCGGAAGTCAAGCATGCCAATAAAAATAGAGAAGGAGGTGGTGGAGCAAGATGAGCAGATGGATAaggacagcagctctgaggatgAGGCTCCTTTACAGGGCAGGGACAAGGTTGAGTGTGATGGTAGCCAGGCAGAGGGCAATATGTGCATAAGACAAGCTGGGGAGAAGAAGGAAGCAAGAGGGTCTTACATTGGTGAGACTGAGAGGGAGGACAAAGATGATGGGCCAAGGCAAGCAGAAACAGGGGTCATCACCTGTGCACCTCCCCACTTTGAAAACAGACTGATGGAGAATCACTGTGACAACAACTTACTCTGCCCGGAACCCAATGGcaatgaagagagggaggacagggaCCATGCAAACacgctgcatgcagctgacAAGATTTCAGAGGTCAGTTGGAATGAGGGTGAGCACAGGCTGACAAACGGAGGAGATCCCCAGCTCACAGACCATGAGAGGGGTGGATCCGACGGCTGTGCAGATGACTATGGCGACTCACTTTCACCTCATCTCGACCCCAATGGTGACCTGCCACACCACTGTGAGATCTGCAGTAAGACCTTTAAGAACCCACACAGCGTCAAGATGCACTACCAAAATGTCCACCTGAAGGagatgcacatgtgcacagtgGACGGTTGCAATGCTGCCTTCCCCTCCCGCAGGAGCCGAGACAG ACACAGTGCAAATTTGAACCTGCACCAGAAGCTGCTGACCAAAGACTCATTCAGCCCAGCCAACAGTATGTACTTGCCCTCATCCCACTGTAGAGACAGAGACTCTGTTGGCCTGGACTACTGCCAAGACCAGCGGGACAGAGATCTGCCTCATCGAGACCCAACCAGCCAGACCTCCGTCATCTTCCGAGGACACAACCGTATGGGCCTGGTCTTCCCTATGAGCAAAATGTCTACTGCACCATACAATGCTGAGGCATCTCccggaggagagatggagggattaggaagaggaggagaaggtggtgGAAGTGGTGAGGATGGGGCAGTTCTGGACCTGAGTACCTCGTCCTCTGCTCCACCTCGTGGCAATGGCAGTGCTCAATCCTCCTGGGACTCAGATGGAGTTGGTAGTGAGGAAGGGGAAGGGATTGAAGGGGATGAGGTGCTCCCCATGGAGGACAGCGAAGAAAGCTGCGACGGGATCGCCATGGGGAGGCCTGGGAGCGAGGAGTTGGCACTTGTGGGAGACAGGACTCTGGGCTGCATTGGGGGAGGACAAGGCGGACTtcagggaggtggggggggtTCTCCGATAACCTGCCATGTCTGCCAAAAGGTGTACAGCAACAAGGGGACATTCAGAGCCCATTACAAGACTGTCCATCTACGACTGCTTCACAAGTGTAAAGTACCTGGATGCAATACATCCTTCTCCTCTGTGCGAAGCAGAAACAGGCACAGCCAAAACCCAAACCTTCACAGGAACCTAGCTGTTAGCTCAGGTGCCGCAATGGATCAGGAGTAA
- the bnc1 gene encoding zinc finger protein basonuclin-1 isoform X1, which translates to MTMAEAICCTLVNCNCDSFKPGKLKRRQCENCKHGWVAHALSKLKVHHMYQSSQVEIVHSNVVFDICSLMLYGTQAIPIRLKILLDRLFSVLKQEEVIQILNALDWTLQDYIRGYVLQDVAGKVLDRWAIMTFEEEIATLQQFLRFGETKSIVELMALQDKEGQAVLVPSTRTNSDIRTFIERNTPRTAANLSTSKVDKLSGNSMHHFENFINSMAFMLPFQLLGSVPAPFLGSPTGALQQQHQQHQQPCHGSVEQQSQRRDDQRQDSLGRDNPISISHPPDSSLLGSSSVLFTADLDRSGDKPMDCLSTTTKIEAEEFSTSDNYSDGPSTPCTPSMSSDVTQMSPESKLRSLDRNGSGSGGASGGSLKKGRVFCNACEKTFYDKGTLKIHYNAVHLKIKHKCTIEGCNMVFSSLRSRNRHSANPNPRLHMPMNRNNRDKDLRGNLSVDEGSQGEKRPEYGIPIPVCSAESHKSVPSYMVSHVDSSSKLHSNSFPSIGQSGILFPNLKTVQPVLPFYRSLVTPAELANTPGTLPSLPLLSSSVPVKPITAPEPYMTDPIPKKKSRKSSMPIKIEKEVVEQDEQMDKDSSSEDEAPLQGRDKVECDGSQAEGNMCIRQAGEKKEARGSYIGETEREDKDDGPRQAETGVITCAPPHFENRLMENHCDNNLLCPEPNGNEEREDRDHANTLHAADKISEVSWNEGEHRLTNGGDPQLTDHERGGSDGCADDYGDSLSPHLDPNGDLPHHCEICSKTFKNPHSVKMHYQNVHLKEMHMCTVDGCNAAFPSRRSRDRHSANLNLHQKLLTKDSFSPANSMYLPSSHCRDRDSVGLDYCQDQRDRDLPHRDPTSQTSVIFRGHNRMGLVFPMSKMSTAPYNAEASPGGEMEGLGRGGEGGGSGEDGAVLDLSTSSSAPPRGNGSAQSSWDSDGVGSEEGEGIEGDEVLPMEDSEESCDGIAMGRPGSEELALVGDRTLGCIGGGQGGLQGGGGGSPITCHVCQKVYSNKGTFRAHYKTVHLRLLHKCKVPGCNTSFSSVRSRNRHSQNPNLHRNLAVSSGAAMDQE; encoded by the exons GCTATCTGCTGCACTTTGGTGAATTGTAACTGTGACAGTTTCAAGCCTGGaaagctgaagaggaggcagtGTGAAAACTGCAAGCATGGCTGGGTAGCACATG CCCTGAGTAAGCTGAAGGTGCATCACATGTACCAGAGTAGCCAGGTGGAGATTGTGCACTCGAACGTGGTGTTTGATATCTGCAGCCTGATGCTGTACGGCACCCAAGCCATCCCCATACGCCTCAAGATCCTCCTGGACCgccttttctctgtcctcaAGCAGGAGGAGGTTATTCAGATCCTCAACGCACTTGACTGGACACTGCAGGACTACATCCGAGGATATGTCCTTCAG GATGTAGCAGGGAAGGTGCTGGACCGATGGGCCATCATGACGTTCGAGGAGGAGATTGCCACGCTGCAGCAGTTCCTGCGTTTTGGCGAGACCAAGTCCATAGTGGAGCTGATGGCTCTGCAGGACAAGGAGGGTCAGGCAGTATTGGTTCCCAGCACACGCACCAACTCAGATATCCGCACTTTTATTGAGCGCAACACCCCACGCACTGCTGCCAACCTCTCCACATCTAAAGTTGATAAACTGAGTGGCAACAGCATGCACCACTTTGAGAACTTTATCAACAGCATGGCCTTCATGCTGCCATTCCAGTTGTTAGGCTCTGTTCCCGCACCATTTCTGGGTTCACCGACAGGGGCACTACAGCAACAACACCAGCAACACCAGCAGCCATGCCATGGatcagtggagcagcagagtcagagaCGAGATGATCAAAGGCAGGACAGTCTAGGGAGGGACAACCCTATCTCTATTTCACACCCTCCAGATAGCAGCCTGCTAGGTTCAAGCTCTGTCTTATTTACTGCTGATCTAGACCGAAGTGGAGACAAGCCAATGGACTGCCTCTCTACCACAACAAAGATTGAAGCCGAGGAATTCTCCACTAGTGACAACTACTCAGATGGACCCTCCACGCCATGCACGCCCTCCATGAGCTCTGATGTAACACAGATGTCACCTGAGAGCAAGTTGCGCTCTCTGGACAGGAATGGGAGTGGCAGTGGAGGGGCTTCAGGAGGTTCTCTGAAGAAGGGTCGTGTATTTTGCAATGCCTGTGAGAAGACATTCTATGACAAAGGTACACTGAAAATCCATTACAATGCAGTGCACCTGAAGATTAAGCACAAATGTACTATTGAGGGCTGCAACATGGTGTTCAGCTCGTTGCGGAGTCGCAATCGCCATAGTGCCAACCCAAACCCACGGTTACACATGCCAATGAATCGTAACAATAGAGACAAAGACCTGCGTGGCAACTTGTCTGTGGATGAGGGCTCTCAAGGAGAGAAGAGGCCCGAATATGGAATCCCCATCCCTGTCTGCTCTGCAGAAAGCCATAAGTCAGTGCCCAGCTACATGGTGAGCCATGTAGATTCTAGCTCTAAACTCCACAGCAATTCATTCCCTAGCATAGGCCAGAGTGGCATCCTCTTCCCcaatttaaaaacagtacagCCAGTTTTGCCTTTCTACCGCAGCCTGGTAACCCCTGCAGAGCTTGCAAACACCCCAGGAACACTACCCTCACTTCCTCTGTTGTCCTCCTCTGTACCCGTCAAACCCATCACAGCCCCTGAACCCTACATGACAGACCCTATTCCAAAGAAAAAGTCTCGGAAGTCAAGCATGCCAATAAAAATAGAGAAGGAGGTGGTGGAGCAAGATGAGCAGATGGATAaggacagcagctctgaggatgAGGCTCCTTTACAGGGCAGGGACAAGGTTGAGTGTGATGGTAGCCAGGCAGAGGGCAATATGTGCATAAGACAAGCTGGGGAGAAGAAGGAAGCAAGAGGGTCTTACATTGGTGAGACTGAGAGGGAGGACAAAGATGATGGGCCAAGGCAAGCAGAAACAGGGGTCATCACCTGTGCACCTCCCCACTTTGAAAACAGACTGATGGAGAATCACTGTGACAACAACTTACTCTGCCCGGAACCCAATGGcaatgaagagagggaggacagggaCCATGCAAACacgctgcatgcagctgacAAGATTTCAGAGGTCAGTTGGAATGAGGGTGAGCACAGGCTGACAAACGGAGGAGATCCCCAGCTCACAGACCATGAGAGGGGTGGATCCGACGGCTGTGCAGATGACTATGGCGACTCACTTTCACCTCATCTCGACCCCAATGGTGACCTGCCACACCACTGTGAGATCTGCAGTAAGACCTTTAAGAACCCACACAGCGTCAAGATGCACTACCAAAATGTCCACCTGAAGGagatgcacatgtgcacagtgGACGGTTGCAATGCTGCCTTCCCCTCCCGCAGGAGCCGAGACAG ACACAGTGCAAATTTGAACCTGCACCAGAAGCTGCTGACCAAAGACTCATTCAGCCCAGCCAACAGTATGTACTTGCCCTCATCCCACTGTAGAGACAGAGACTCTGTTGGCCTGGACTACTGCCAAGACCAGCGGGACAGAGATCTGCCTCATCGAGACCCAACCAGCCAGACCTCCGTCATCTTCCGAGGACACAACCGTATGGGCCTGGTCTTCCCTATGAGCAAAATGTCTACTGCACCATACAATGCTGAGGCATCTCccggaggagagatggagggattaggaagaggaggagaaggtggtgGAAGTGGTGAGGATGGGGCAGTTCTGGACCTGAGTACCTCGTCCTCTGCTCCACCTCGTGGCAATGGCAGTGCTCAATCCTCCTGGGACTCAGATGGAGTTGGTAGTGAGGAAGGGGAAGGGATTGAAGGGGATGAGGTGCTCCCCATGGAGGACAGCGAAGAAAGCTGCGACGGGATCGCCATGGGGAGGCCTGGGAGCGAGGAGTTGGCACTTGTGGGAGACAGGACTCTGGGCTGCATTGGGGGAGGACAAGGCGGACTtcagggaggtggggggggtTCTCCGATAACCTGCCATGTCTGCCAAAAGGTGTACAGCAACAAGGGGACATTCAGAGCCCATTACAAGACTGTCCATCTACGACTGCTTCACAAGTGTAAAGTACCTGGATGCAATACATCCTTCTCCTCTGTGCGAAGCAGAAACAGGCACAGCCAAAACCCAAACCTTCACAGGAACCTAGCTGTTAGCTCAGGTGCCGCAATGGATCAGGAGTAA